In Anguilla rostrata isolate EN2019 chromosome 1, ASM1855537v3, whole genome shotgun sequence, a genomic segment contains:
- the zbtb42 gene encoding zinc finger and BTB domain-containing protein 18.2 isoform X1, with amino-acid sequence MCVPAKCMLSHNCLVNTNSRITIAFCVCGSVLACVSAVFGPFTISMGSAKSSDKLIGLLLLAGEKGYEGRMEFPDHSRQLLQCLSQQRHQGFLCDCTVLVGEARFKAHRAVLASCSMYFHLFYRDQLDKRDVVHLNSDIVTAPAFSLLLEFMYEGKLEFSTLPVEDVLAAASYLHMYDIVKVCKGKLKDKELCLLDEKISEGIALGCLDRESSSDSEPHSKQPPRRRSQQQQRPPPADVFDTDNSEGRLAVTDCDRSAQSRQKANGHPGRSPDLVGVNYVSAEAESCIRTAGKTKADVSSSLASLSQRSRASDDTDCALDLSFKPLSSRDSLHPSYVSGQLALDSQQQGTEPLVKDEHDLLSEQEDSEPMSPESQRFGNSARSSVVTGFAALFPGNNGSTAALLSQEGDLMEQEGEGGGDGVGARVGEDDRRRGGGGVGGGGLLGDSEEEEEDDLASSDISTSSGVLLPPGQQVCVCPLCSKVFPSPHVLQLHLSSHFREKDGARSKLSPDGSVPTCSQCGKTFSCMYTLKRHERTHSGEKPYTCGQCGKSFQYSHNLSRHAVVHTREKPHACKWCERRFTQSGDLYRHIRKFHCGLVKTLAIG; translated from the exons tcGGACCGTTTACCATTTCCATGGGAAGCGCAAAAAGTAGTGATAAACTAATCGGACTGCTGTTACTAGCTGGAGAGAAAG GTTATGAAGGAAGAATGGAGTTCCCAGACCATAGCCGCCAGTTGCTGCAGTGTCTGAGTCAGCAGCGTCACCAAGGTTTCCTCTGCGACTGCACTGTTCTCGTCGGAGAGGCGCGATTCAAAGCGCACAGGGCTGTGCTGGCCTCTTGCAGCATGTACTTCCATCTCTTCTACAGGGACCAGCTAGACAAAAGGGACGTTGTGCATCTGAACAGTGACATTGTGACAGCCCCGGCTTTCAGCCTGCTCCTTGAATTTATGTATGAGGGGAAGCTGGAATTCAGCACCCTGCCAGTGGAGGATGTCCTGGCCGCTGCCAGCTACCTTCACATGTACGACATTGTGAAAGTGTGCAAAGGCAAGCTGAAAGATAAGGAGCTGTGCTTGCTGGACGAGAAGATTAGCGAGGGGATAGCGCTCGGCTGTCTGGACAGGGAGAGCTCCTCAGACAGCGAGCCGCACAGCAAGCAGCCGCCACGGCGCCGGTCGCAGCAGCAACAGAGGCCCCCCCCAGCAGATGTATTTGACACAGACAACAGTGAAGGCAGGCTAGCTGTCACGGATTGTGATAGGTCCGCACAGAGCAGGCAGAAGGCAAACGGTCACCCTGGCAGGTCCCCGGACCTTGTAGGTGTCAATTATGTGTCAGCGGAGGCCGAGTCCTGCATCCGAACAGctggaaaaacaaaagctgATGTCAGTAGTTCCCTGGCATCTCTGTCCCAGAGGTCCCGGGCTTCGGATGACACGGACTGCGCTCTGGATTTGTCTTTCAAGCCTCTGTCTAGCAGAGATTCCTTACACCCCTCCTACGTCTCGGGACAGCTGGCCCTCGACAGCCAGCAGCAGGGCACCGAGCCACTTGTTAAAGACGAACACGACTTGCTGTCAGAGCAGGAGGACAGTGAGCCGATGAGCCCGGAGAGCCAGCGCTTTGGGAATAGCGCCAGGAGCTCGGTGGTGACAGGGTTCGCTGCCCTCTTCCCAGGCAACAACGGCTCCACCGCGGCCCTGCTCTCCCAGGAGGGGGACCTGatggagcaggagggggaggggggaggggacggaGTGGGAGCCAGAGTGGGCGAGGACGAccgaagaagaggaggaggaggagtaggaggaggagggctgctGGGCGAcagcgaggaggaagaggaggacgactTGGCCTCCTCGGACATCTCCACCTCCAGCGGGGTGCTCCTGCCCCCGGGGcagcaggtgtgcgtgtgtccgcTCTGCAGCAAGGTGTTCCCCAGCCCCCACGTGCTGCAGCTGCACCTCAGCTCGCACTTCCGCGAGAAGGACGGGGCGCGCTCCAAGCTGTCGCCCGACGGCTCGGTGCCCACCTGCTCGCAGTGCGGCAAGACCTTCTCCTGCATGTACACGCTGAAGCGGCACGAGCGCACGCACTCGGGCGAGAAGCCCTACACCTGCGGCCAGTGCGGCAAGAGCTTCCAGTACTCGCACAACCTCAGCCGGCACGCCGTGGTGCACACCCGCGAGAAGCCGCACGCGTGCAAGTGGTGCGAGCGCCGCTTCACCCAGTCCGGGGACCTGTACCGACACATTCGCAAGTTCCACTGCGGTCTCGTCAAAACCCTCGCCATTGGATAA
- the zbtb42 gene encoding zinc finger and BTB domain-containing protein 18.2 isoform X2, whose translation MEFPDHSRQLLQCLSQQRHQGFLCDCTVLVGEARFKAHRAVLASCSMYFHLFYRDQLDKRDVVHLNSDIVTAPAFSLLLEFMYEGKLEFSTLPVEDVLAAASYLHMYDIVKVCKGKLKDKELCLLDEKISEGIALGCLDRESSSDSEPHSKQPPRRRSQQQQRPPPADVFDTDNSEGRLAVTDCDRSAQSRQKANGHPGRSPDLVGVNYVSAEAESCIRTAGKTKADVSSSLASLSQRSRASDDTDCALDLSFKPLSSRDSLHPSYVSGQLALDSQQQGTEPLVKDEHDLLSEQEDSEPMSPESQRFGNSARSSVVTGFAALFPGNNGSTAALLSQEGDLMEQEGEGGGDGVGARVGEDDRRRGGGGVGGGGLLGDSEEEEEDDLASSDISTSSGVLLPPGQQVCVCPLCSKVFPSPHVLQLHLSSHFREKDGARSKLSPDGSVPTCSQCGKTFSCMYTLKRHERTHSGEKPYTCGQCGKSFQYSHNLSRHAVVHTREKPHACKWCERRFTQSGDLYRHIRKFHCGLVKTLAIG comes from the coding sequence ATGGAGTTCCCAGACCATAGCCGCCAGTTGCTGCAGTGTCTGAGTCAGCAGCGTCACCAAGGTTTCCTCTGCGACTGCACTGTTCTCGTCGGAGAGGCGCGATTCAAAGCGCACAGGGCTGTGCTGGCCTCTTGCAGCATGTACTTCCATCTCTTCTACAGGGACCAGCTAGACAAAAGGGACGTTGTGCATCTGAACAGTGACATTGTGACAGCCCCGGCTTTCAGCCTGCTCCTTGAATTTATGTATGAGGGGAAGCTGGAATTCAGCACCCTGCCAGTGGAGGATGTCCTGGCCGCTGCCAGCTACCTTCACATGTACGACATTGTGAAAGTGTGCAAAGGCAAGCTGAAAGATAAGGAGCTGTGCTTGCTGGACGAGAAGATTAGCGAGGGGATAGCGCTCGGCTGTCTGGACAGGGAGAGCTCCTCAGACAGCGAGCCGCACAGCAAGCAGCCGCCACGGCGCCGGTCGCAGCAGCAACAGAGGCCCCCCCCAGCAGATGTATTTGACACAGACAACAGTGAAGGCAGGCTAGCTGTCACGGATTGTGATAGGTCCGCACAGAGCAGGCAGAAGGCAAACGGTCACCCTGGCAGGTCCCCGGACCTTGTAGGTGTCAATTATGTGTCAGCGGAGGCCGAGTCCTGCATCCGAACAGctggaaaaacaaaagctgATGTCAGTAGTTCCCTGGCATCTCTGTCCCAGAGGTCCCGGGCTTCGGATGACACGGACTGCGCTCTGGATTTGTCTTTCAAGCCTCTGTCTAGCAGAGATTCCTTACACCCCTCCTACGTCTCGGGACAGCTGGCCCTCGACAGCCAGCAGCAGGGCACCGAGCCACTTGTTAAAGACGAACACGACTTGCTGTCAGAGCAGGAGGACAGTGAGCCGATGAGCCCGGAGAGCCAGCGCTTTGGGAATAGCGCCAGGAGCTCGGTGGTGACAGGGTTCGCTGCCCTCTTCCCAGGCAACAACGGCTCCACCGCGGCCCTGCTCTCCCAGGAGGGGGACCTGatggagcaggagggggaggggggaggggacggaGTGGGAGCCAGAGTGGGCGAGGACGAccgaagaagaggaggaggaggagtaggaggaggagggctgctGGGCGAcagcgaggaggaagaggaggacgactTGGCCTCCTCGGACATCTCCACCTCCAGCGGGGTGCTCCTGCCCCCGGGGcagcaggtgtgcgtgtgtccgcTCTGCAGCAAGGTGTTCCCCAGCCCCCACGTGCTGCAGCTGCACCTCAGCTCGCACTTCCGCGAGAAGGACGGGGCGCGCTCCAAGCTGTCGCCCGACGGCTCGGTGCCCACCTGCTCGCAGTGCGGCAAGACCTTCTCCTGCATGTACACGCTGAAGCGGCACGAGCGCACGCACTCGGGCGAGAAGCCCTACACCTGCGGCCAGTGCGGCAAGAGCTTCCAGTACTCGCACAACCTCAGCCGGCACGCCGTGGTGCACACCCGCGAGAAGCCGCACGCGTGCAAGTGGTGCGAGCGCCGCTTCACCCAGTCCGGGGACCTGTACCGACACATTCGCAAGTTCCACTGCGGTCTCGTCAAAACCCTCGCCATTGGATAA